A window of Cryptomeria japonica chromosome 3, Sugi_1.0, whole genome shotgun sequence contains these coding sequences:
- the LOC131038724 gene encoding pectinesterase codes for MNSYVRVDEAVEERKAENSKSRGVLVGMTSILLLAALVFVAVESSVGSNAHDNRHHHSWKTVSKVAKSVCSKTRYPHRCVSSMASYPAYQTAKLGDLTNVALQVSIQRAQKARDFALSLQNNLMNERERAAWQDCLELFEDTIDRLNVCSSNGFLKKDSPVWMSAALTNQETCLNGFSDLNLSASNPIQAFMASRAVNLSELVSNSLSMYKLSTMPTNTGNNRRLLSFKNNEEGDFYSNYGRLNEDGFPEWLYVGDRKLLQSSSPASQANVVVAQDGSGNYRTIAQAINAVPQKSSKRYIIYIKAGTYKENIDISKKITNLMLVGDGKDKTVVTGSKSVQDGVTTFKTATVAVSGNGFIARDMTFENTAGAAKHQAVALRVGSDLSAVYRCSIKGYQDTLYVYSLRQFYREVDIYGTVDFIFGNAAVVIQNSNIIARRPMSNQQNTLTAQGRSDPNENTGISIHKCVVSASSDLQAVKGSIKTYLGRPWKQYSRTVFMQSTLGDLIDPTGWLPWSGNFALSTLYYGEYMNSGAGAGTSKRVNWPGYHVMTSATEASKFTVANFISGTSWIPATGVTYTSGLN; via the exons ATGAATAGCTATGTCAGAGTTGATGAGGCCGTTGAGGAACGGAAAGCAGAAAATTCTAAAAGTAGAGGCGTACTAGTTGGTATGACTTCAATTCTGCTTCTCGCCGCCCTCGTCTTTGTTGCAGTCGAGTCTTCAGTGGGCTCTAACGCCCATGACAATCGCCatcatcattcttggaaaaccgtTTCGAAAGTGGCAAAATCGGTGTGTAGCAAGACTCGTTATCCCCATCGATGTGTCTCATCCATGGCTTCCTATCCTGCTTATCAAACGGCCAAGCTAGGCGATCTTACCAACGTCGCATTGCAAGTAAGCATTCAAAGAGCGCAAAAGGCTCGAGACTTCGCTCTCAGTCTCCAAAATAATTTGATGAATGAAAGAGAACGCGCGGCCTGGCAAGATTGCTTGGAGCTATTTGAAGATACCATAGATCGTCTCAACGTCTGCTCGAGCAATGGTTTTCTCAAAAAGGACTCGCCCGTTTGGATGAGTGCAGCACTGACAAACCAAGAAACCTGCTTGAACGGATTTAGTGACCTCAATTTGAGTGCCTCTAATCCAATCCAAGCTTTCATGGCCTCCAGAGCTGTGAATTTGTCGGAATTAGTGAGCAATTCGCTATCTATGTACAAGCTCTCCACCATGCCTACAAACACGGGGAATAACCGCCGCCTGCTGTCTTTCAAAAACAATGAAGAGGGAGACTTCTATTCCAATTATGGTCGTCTGAATGAAGATGGATTTCCAGAATGGTTATATGTTGGTGACCGCAAGCTATTGCAGTCATCGAGCCCTGCGAGCCAAGCGAACGTGGTGGTAGCCCAAGATGGTTCTGGCAATTACCGAACAATTGCGCAAGCAATTAACGCTGTCCCTCAGAAGAGCAGCAAAAGGTACATCATCTATATTAAGGCGGGTACGTACAAGGAGAACATCGACATATCCAAGAAGATAACGAATTTGATGTTGGTTGGCGACGGCAAAGATAAAACGGTGGTGACTGGAAGCAAGAGCGTCCAAGACGGCGTCACTACCTTCAAAACTGCAACTGTTG CTGTTTCTGGTAACGGATTCATTGCGAGAGATATGACGTTCGAGAACACGGCGGGGGCGGCAAAACATCAAGCCGTTGCTCTTCGAGTTGGGTCAGACCTCTCGGCGGTGTACCGTTGCAGCATCAAAGGCTACCAAGACACTTTGTATGTCTACTCGCTCCGCCAATTCTACCGCGAAGTCGATATCTATGGGACCGTGGATTTCATCTTTGGCAACGCAGCTGTGGTGATCCAGAACAGCAACATCATCGCCAGACGCCCCATGAGCAACCAGCAGAACACCCTGACTGCACAAGGAAGATCTGATCCCAACGAAAACACCGGAATTTCTATCCACAAGTGCGTAGTGTCTGCATCGTCAGATCTGCAAGCGGTGAAGGGGTCGATAAAGACGTATCTGGGGAGGCCGTGGAAGCAATACTCTCGTACTGTCTTCATGCAATCCACTCTCGGTGACCTCATCGACCCCACTGGTTGGTTGCCATGGAGCGGGAACTTTGCTCTGAGCACTTTATATTATGGAGAATACATGAATAGCGGAGCTGGTGCAGGAACGTCCAAGCGTGTGAATTGGCCTGGTTATCATGTGATGACTAGTGCCACCGAAGCGTCCAAGTTCACTGTTGCAAATTTCATCTCTGGTACTTCATGGATTCCGGCTACAGGAGTCACCTATACTTCAGGATTGAACTGA